The region GGTGCTGACGGTCTCGCTCGAATGGCGGCCGTGGACGGTCGAGAAGGCGCGGCGGCGGATCCGGGGCGCGCAGCGCCATTACTTCTCGCGCCGCTACTCGATGATGGCGCACATGCGCGAGACCGAGGGCACGGCGTCGGCGATGGTCGATTCGGCGGCTGCGGCGGAATCGGACCGGCTTGGAAGTGCGCTTGTCGAACTCGAAGCGGACGGCGTGGCCTACGGCGAGGCGTCGCTCACCGTGGCACTCCACGGCGAACTGGACGAGATCGAGCGGCTGGACGGCGACGTGCGCCGCCTCTTCGCCGCGCATGACGCGAAGGTGGTCCGGGAGGGCTTCGGCCAACTCCCGGTCTGGTTCTCGCGGCTCCCGGCCCAGCCGCGCAGGCGGCAGGTGCGGAGCGTCGTGGTGTCGGCCGGACTGGCCGCATGCCTCGCGCCCGTGTTCGGACCGCCGAGGGGTTCGGCGCGCAGCAGCCATCTCCGCCGCGAGTCGCTGGCGGTGCTGGAGACCCCGTGGCGCACCGCGTACCACTACGACCTGTTCGCGGGCGACGTGGGCCACACGCTGATCCTGGGCGCGACGGGCTCGGGCAAGAGCTTCACGCTCAACTTCCTCCTGGTCGAGGCGCTGAAGTACGGTCCCCGGGTGCTGATTCTGGACCTGGGCGGCTCCTACCGCTGGCTGACCCGGTTCCTCGGCGGCTCCTACCTGGAGCTGACGCCGGGCGAGACGGAGTCCGGCCTCAGACTTCAGCCGTTCGCGCTGCCGCCCACCACGCGCACGTTCCAGTTCCTGACCGGCTGGGTCCAGCGTCTGCTTCGCCTCGGCGGCTACGAGCCGGGCGGGGCGGACACGAGCGAGATCAGGGCACGGGTCGAGGACCTGTATGCGTTCGACCGGGACCGCAGGACCCTCGGCGTGCTGGCGGGTTCGCTCCCGTCGGCGATGTGGCCCGCTCTGAGCCGCTGGACCGGCGACGGGGCGTGGGGCCGCTACTTCGACAACGCGCCGGGCGGGACGGCCGACCTGGAGTTCCGGGACTGGCAGGTGATCGACCTAGCGGGCGCGGCCGAGCACGCGGATCTGTGCGAGGCGGCGCTGTCGTACCTGCTGGAGCGCATGAGGCTGGAGATCGAGGACCCGGCCGAAGCCGCCCGTCTCAAGCTGATGGTGGTGGACGAGGCGTGGCGCTATCTGGCCGATCCGGCGGTGCTCGCGTATCTGGCCGAGGCGGCGAAGACGTGGCGGAAGAAGAACGCGGCGCTGGTGCTCGCCACGCAGTCGGCGGTGGACGTGACCGGGACGCCCGGCGCATCGGCGCTGCTGGAGTCGGTGCCGACCAAGCTGTTCCTCGCCAACCCCGAGTTGCCGGAGGAGGTCGGGACGCTCTTTCGGCTGAACGAGTCGGAGGTGTCGCGGGTCCGGGAACTCACACCGAAGCGCGAACTGTATCTCCGCCGCCCGGACGAGGCGGCGGTGCTCCGGCTCGAAGTCGATCCTCAGAGCTACTGGCTCTACACGTCGTCGCCGCTGGACGCCGAGAAGCGCGCCGAGGCGGTGGCGAAGCACGGGCTGGTCCGGGCACTCGAAGTGCTGACCCGGCCCAACACACCCCAACCAACGAACCGAAAGGACGTGACACCATGAAAACTCCAACCTTGGCGATCCTGCTCGGGCTCGCCGTTGTCGTGTTGACGCTGCTGCTGGCTGCGGTTCCTGCCGATGCCGCCGCGCAGCAGCCCCAAGAAGACGCCGCCTTCCTCCGCGTGCCGGTGGGCGGAGAAGGCGACGAACTGATCCCCCGCCTACGCGCGCGCGTGCGCCACACAACCTTAATCGTCCTTCCGGCCGGGGAGCGGATCCTCGACTTCGTGGTCGGCGACTCGGAGTACTGGCACCTGACGGGCGCGGCGAACGTCGCGTACCTGAAGCCGCTGGCCGAGGACGGGGAGACGAACGTCGCGCTCGTTTGCGAGTCGGGCCGCATCTATTCGTTTCTGGTCTCGGAGCACGGCGAGAAGCCGCCACACCTCGTTGTCCGGGTCGATCCGGGCGCGGAGTCGCCGGACGGTGTCGCGGGCGCTCCCGGGTTCGTCGCCCGGAGCGAGGTGGTGGCCTACCGGCGGATGGCCGCCGAGGCGGCGGAGGCCGCCCGCAGGGCTCGGGTGGAGGCCGAGGCCGGGATCATCGAAGCCGGGCGGCAGGCCCGGGCGGAGATCGAGGCGTTCCGCGCCGGGTATCCGGGACGTCTCCGGTTCGAGTACCGGCTGGACTCGGAGGCGTTGAAGCGGCCGTTCCTGGTCGAGGCGATGTGGCACGACGGGCGGTTCACCTACATCCGGTCGCGCGCGCAGGAGGCGCCCGCGCTGTACGAACTCAAGGACGGCGAACCGGCGCTGGTCGCGTTCGACCTCTCGGGCGACGGCCTCTACGTCGCCCGTCATGTCCTGGACGACGGATGGCTCCAGATCGGCGACAGGCGGCTTCGGTGGCGGTTCGAGCCGGGGGAGGAGAACCGATGAGCCGCTGGAAGCAGTTGGTGAAGCCGCCGAAGGGCGCGCTTCCGGGCGGCATCGTCACCAAGGCCGGGATTGCGCTGATCGCGGTGCTGGTCGCCGGGATGCTGTTCTCTTGGTCGCTGACGGGTCCCCAGGCGGACCCGATGGCCACCGGCACCGCACCGGAGCCGCGAGCGGTGGACGACCGCGTGGGCCGGGCGCTTCAGGGGCGGCTGCGCGCGGAGGCCGAGCGCCAGGCCCAGCAGGCGGCGGCCAACGAGGCCCGTACCGGCCTGGAGGGCCGGCGGGATGCCGCCGCCGAGCATCCGGTCGAAGTCGAGACACGGGACGCGCCTCGCGGTGCCGTCGGCATCGGTATGGGCCAGGCCGAGTGGGAACTTCGAGAGGCGCTACGTCTTGAAGAGATCGAGCGGCGAACGCGCTCGCTCCGCTCTTCTCCGGTCGCCCGGACGTACCGCGATCCGGGCGGTGTGCGCGGTGGCGTGGGAGCTTCCCCGGCGGCACCGGAACCGCCCGAGGCCGCGCTCGACGCCACACTTGCTTCTTTGGAGCGGTCGGTCGCCGTCTTCGAAAACGAGTGGGCGGCCGGGCTGGCCGGACGGGCGTTTCCCGCTTCCCCCGGAGTTGCATCGAAAACCCCGCCCCGAACGTCCGGCACGGCGGAGCCCGGACGCGTTGTTCGGCAGGATGACCCGCCGGGCTGGGAGCGCATCCGCGAGGGCTCGTTTCTCGAAGCGGTGCTCCTGACGCAACTCTCGGGCGACTTCCCCGGCCCGGTGCTCGCGATGGTGTCGGTGCCGTTCCATTCGGCCGACCGCCAGCGGGTGCTGATCCCGCGCGGCGCGCGCGTCGTCGGGACCGCCCAAGCGGTTCATCACCGGGACCAGAGCCGTCTCGCCGTCGCGTTCCACCGGCTGCTGCTGCCCGATGGCGGCTGGATCGACCTGGAGTTCGCGGGCCTCAACCAAGCGGGCGAAGGCGCGCTTCGGGACCGGGTCAACCGCCACTACTTCTCGACGTTCGCCGCGGCCGGGGCCGTCGGCGCCCTGAGCGGGCTCACGCTGGCCGGGGCCTCGCCCTACGGGCTCCAGGCAGGCGTCGGCCAGGGGCTCGGCAACAGCGCCACCTCGGTGCTCGACCGGTTCCTCAACCGGATGCCCGAGATCACGATCCGCGCAGGCCACCGGCTCCGCATCTGGCTCACGTCCGATGTCCTGATCCCAACCCCCATCCACGCCGAACACCGCTGACACGAAAGGACTGTTTCATGCTTCATCGCATCCTCGCCCCCGCTCCTCTCGTCCCGATCCTGCTCCTCGCGGGCGCCCGTCCCGCGAGCGCACAGTTCGACTTCGCCAGCTGGTTCCAGCGGGCCACGATCATCGCGAACCAGATCACGCAGATCTCGCACCAGGTCACCCAGATCCGGTCGATGGCCCGCCAGCTTACGGAACTCGAAGACCAGCTCGACCACATGGAGCGCGCCGCCAAGGGCGAGATCGACGCCCTGCTCCGACCGTTCTCCGACCTTGCCGCCGATCCCGTCGGCCTGGTGCGGGACGGCCTCGCGTGGCGGTCCGACTTCGCGGGCGCAGCCCGAGGGACCGTCGATGCCGTCAGGGACTTCGGCAACGGACGCTCGTTCACCGGACTCTGGCGCACCGCCTACGGAACCGCCGACCGGGTGACGGACGCCGACATCCTGGCTCTGTTTGCGAACCTTCCGCCCGAAGCCGCGACGCGCGCGCTGGAGGACCACCGGCGCACCCGCGAGGCCGCCGACCGGCAGCGGGTGCTCGATTACGCCCTTCTCGATGCGGCGGCGGCGCTCACCGGAACCATCGAGAGCGCGCAGAGCTCGTTCGCAGGCCTCACGGCGAATGGGAACCTGTCCAACACGGCCCTTCAGCAGGCCGAGGTCGCGGCCGCGCTGAGCCAAGGCCGCATCAACGCGGCGCTCGGCCAAGTGCTCGCCCATCAGACCGCAATGGAGGCAAACCGGGCGAGGCAGGCCGAACTCGCCCACCTCGAATGGCTTGGGCGCTGGCATGACGGTCGGGCGCGGGCGAACGCGCTTGCCCGGACGATGCGAAACGCGGCTTCGCTGAACCGGGCCGCGCTCCGCGACGGGCTCCTGTTCCGAATCCCGTCGTTCTACCGGTAGGACGCGACGGCCATGCAACTCCCCCCGCAGTCC is a window of Candidatus Palauibacter soopunensis DNA encoding:
- a CDS encoding TrbG/VirB9 family P-type conjugative transfer protein — translated: MKTPTLAILLGLAVVVLTLLLAAVPADAAAQQPQEDAAFLRVPVGGEGDELIPRLRARVRHTTLIVLPAGERILDFVVGDSEYWHLTGAANVAYLKPLAEDGETNVALVCESGRIYSFLVSEHGEKPPHLVVRVDPGAESPDGVAGAPGFVARSEVVAYRRMAAEAAEAARRARVEAEAGIIEAGRQARAEIEAFRAGYPGRLRFEYRLDSEALKRPFLVEAMWHDGRFTYIRSRAQEAPALYELKDGEPALVAFDLSGDGLYVARHVLDDGWLQIGDRRLRWRFEPGEENR
- a CDS encoding TrbI/VirB10 family protein, which encodes MSRWKQLVKPPKGALPGGIVTKAGIALIAVLVAGMLFSWSLTGPQADPMATGTAPEPRAVDDRVGRALQGRLRAEAERQAQQAAANEARTGLEGRRDAAAEHPVEVETRDAPRGAVGIGMGQAEWELREALRLEEIERRTRSLRSSPVARTYRDPGGVRGGVGASPAAPEPPEAALDATLASLERSVAVFENEWAAGLAGRAFPASPGVASKTPPRTSGTAEPGRVVRQDDPPGWERIREGSFLEAVLLTQLSGDFPGPVLAMVSVPFHSADRQRVLIPRGARVVGTAQAVHHRDQSRLAVAFHRLLLPDGGWIDLEFAGLNQAGEGALRDRVNRHYFSTFAAAGAVGALSGLTLAGASPYGLQAGVGQGLGNSATSVLDRFLNRMPEITIRAGHRLRIWLTSDVLIPTPIHAEHR
- a CDS encoding DUF87 domain-containing protein, yielding SGMNWRLALSELEAERSHLRLDGEPVILYSLLSPPGQAHANLLKDLYCLDAVLTVSLEWRPWTVEKARRRIRGAQRHYFSRRYSMMAHMRETEGTASAMVDSAAAAESDRLGSALVELEADGVAYGEASLTVALHGELDEIERLDGDVRRLFAAHDAKVVREGFGQLPVWFSRLPAQPRRRQVRSVVVSAGLAACLAPVFGPPRGSARSSHLRRESLAVLETPWRTAYHYDLFAGDVGHTLILGATGSGKSFTLNFLLVEALKYGPRVLILDLGGSYRWLTRFLGGSYLELTPGETESGLRLQPFALPPTTRTFQFLTGWVQRLLRLGGYEPGGADTSEIRARVEDLYAFDRDRRTLGVLAGSLPSAMWPALSRWTGDGAWGRYFDNAPGGTADLEFRDWQVIDLAGAAEHADLCEAALSYLLERMRLEIEDPAEAARLKLMVVDEAWRYLADPAVLAYLAEAAKTWRKKNAALVLATQSAVDVTGTPGASALLESVPTKLFLANPELPEEVGTLFRLNESEVSRVRELTPKRELYLRRPDEAAVLRLEVDPQSYWLYTSSPLDAEKRAEAVAKHGLVRALEVLTRPNTPQPTNRKDVTP